A genomic segment from Desulfuromonas thiophila encodes:
- a CDS encoding Maf family protein yields the protein MTSQPATSGIVLASASPRRLEMLQRFGIPLQVIASAIAEEQLPQEEAEAFVLRISREKAEEVARRRPEAGRWYIGCDTAVQCDTQLFGKPRDAAEASAMLQQLSGRWHRVLSAYALFDRLTGQCRQRCVITRVALRPLTAAEIAGYIASGEPTDKAGAYAIQGLGAFMVRAIEGSYTSVVGLPLCELLDDLQQLGVWQLFAPAP from the coding sequence GTGACCAGCCAACCGGCCACCAGCGGCATCGTGCTGGCATCGGCCTCGCCACGCCGCCTGGAGATGCTGCAACGCTTCGGCATCCCCCTGCAGGTGATCGCCAGCGCCATCGCCGAGGAGCAGCTGCCACAGGAGGAGGCCGAGGCCTTCGTGCTGCGCATCAGCCGTGAAAAAGCCGAAGAGGTCGCCCGCCGCCGGCCAGAGGCCGGACGCTGGTATATTGGCTGCGATACCGCCGTGCAGTGTGACACGCAGCTGTTTGGCAAACCACGCGACGCCGCCGAGGCCAGCGCCATGCTGCAGCAGCTGTCGGGCCGCTGGCACCGGGTGTTGTCAGCCTATGCCCTTTTCGACCGTCTGACCGGCCAGTGCCGCCAGCGTTGTGTCATTACCCGGGTGGCGCTGCGTCCATTGACAGCGGCAGAAATCGCGGGGTACATTGCCAGCGGTGAACCGACCGACAAGGCCGGGGCCTACGCCATTCAGGGCCTGGGCGCCTTCATGGTCCGCGCCATCGAAGGCAGCTACACCAGCGTCGTCGGCCTGCCCCTGTGCGAACTGCTTGACGACCTGCAGCAGCTGGGCGTCTGGCAGCTGTTCGCACCCGCCCCCTGA
- the trmFO gene encoding methylenetetrahydrofolate--tRNA-(uracil(54)-C(5))-methyltransferase (FADH(2)-oxidizing) TrmFO produces the protein MSSSPLTPARPQLTIIGGGLAGCEAAWQAANRGLTVTLYEMKPQRFSAAHQSADLAELVCSNSLRGRGMNNAVGCLKEELRRARSLFLQAADATTVPAGGALAVDRAAFSALISQRIGQHPAIELRREEITRLPAAGAVIIATGPLTSDALAQQIANLTSSEDLYFYDAIAPIVSADSIDFSKAWRASRYDKGEADYINCPLDEAQYQAFVTALLQADKVPARNFETMRHFEGCMPIEEMAARGPQTLAFGPMKPVGLIDPHTGRMPYAVVQLRQDNHHATSYNLVGFQTKLTYPEQRRIFRTLPGLEQAQFERLGSVHRNTYINAPRCLNGRLQLNSEPRLYFAGQITGVEGYVESAACGFLAGLIASADLLERPLELPPAVTACGALLGHLSHLTSDFQPQNVNYGLFPPLENGRMKRADRRLALAERALRQFDAWLAGIEQQLPQVSA, from the coding sequence ATGAGCTCCAGCCCCCTGACACCCGCCCGACCTCAGCTGACCATCATCGGCGGCGGCCTGGCCGGCTGTGAAGCCGCCTGGCAGGCCGCCAACCGCGGTTTGACGGTGACCCTCTACGAGATGAAGCCGCAGCGGTTCTCCGCCGCCCACCAGAGTGCCGATCTGGCCGAACTGGTCTGCTCCAACAGCCTGCGTGGCCGTGGCATGAACAACGCCGTTGGCTGTCTGAAAGAGGAACTGCGGCGTGCCCGCAGCCTGTTTTTACAGGCCGCCGACGCCACGACAGTGCCGGCCGGCGGCGCTCTGGCCGTCGATCGCGCAGCCTTCAGCGCCCTGATCAGCCAGCGCATCGGCCAGCATCCCGCCATCGAGCTGCGACGCGAGGAAATCACCCGCCTGCCGGCGGCGGGTGCGGTCATCATCGCCACCGGACCACTGACCTCCGACGCCCTGGCACAGCAGATCGCCAACCTGACCAGCAGCGAGGATCTGTATTTCTACGACGCCATCGCGCCCATTGTCAGCGCCGATTCCATCGACTTCAGCAAAGCCTGGCGTGCCTCGCGCTACGACAAGGGCGAAGCCGACTACATCAATTGCCCGCTGGACGAGGCCCAGTATCAGGCCTTCGTGACGGCCCTGCTGCAGGCCGACAAGGTACCGGCGCGCAACTTCGAAACCATGCGCCACTTTGAAGGCTGCATGCCCATTGAAGAGATGGCGGCCCGTGGACCTCAAACCCTGGCCTTCGGGCCGATGAAACCGGTGGGCCTGATCGACCCACACACCGGCCGCATGCCCTATGCCGTCGTGCAGCTGCGCCAGGACAACCACCACGCCACCAGCTACAACCTGGTCGGCTTTCAGACCAAGCTCACCTACCCTGAACAACGCCGCATCTTCCGCACCCTCCCCGGCCTGGAGCAGGCGCAGTTTGAACGACTCGGCAGCGTCCACCGCAACACCTACATCAACGCACCGCGCTGCCTCAATGGCCGGCTGCAGCTCAACAGCGAGCCGCGGCTGTATTTTGCCGGCCAGATCACCGGCGTGGAAGGCTATGTCGAATCGGCCGCCTGCGGCTTTCTGGCCGGACTGATCGCCAGTGCCGACCTGCTGGAGCGCCCCCTTGAACTGCCACCGGCGGTCACCGCCTGCGGCGCCCTGCTCGGCCATCTGAGTCACCTCACGAGCGATTTTCAGCCACAGAACGTCAATTACGGCCTGTTCCCACCACTGGAAAACGGCCGCATGAAACGCGCCGACCGGCGGCTGGCGCTGGCCGAGCGCGCCCTGCGCCAGTTCGACGCCTGGCTGGCCGGCATTGAACAGCAACTGCCGCAGGTGAGCGCGTGA
- the topA gene encoding type I DNA topoisomerase — protein sequence MARCLVIVESPAKSKTIEKFLGQDYKVMASYGHVRALPSKQGSVDVAAGFEPNYQILPESQKHITQLAREVAHCEELILATDLDREGEAIAWHLLEALKLSETGKKPRVKRVTFHEITKPAILAAMANPHQISRNLVDAQQARAILDYLVGFTLSPFLWKKIRYGLSAGRVQSVALRLICEREKDISAFQPKEYWSLDALLQNQQGQAFRAYLHAIDGQTLKKFDIADETTASAIRDALHQRPLQVASVECKEKKRTPAPPFTTSTLQQEASRKLGFSARKTMTVAQKLYEGIDIGEGAVGLITYMRTDSVALSELATSEAREEITRLFGADYALARPRVFKSRAKNAQEAHEAIRPTAIVNHPDRVKGALTSDQYKLYRLIWQRTVASQMAQALLDATTVTIETAAGDGDGRIYALRASGQVIRFPGFMKLYIEGSDNPDEGDGSAEGLLPALQPQEPVLWQDLAANQHFTQPPPRYTEASLVKTLEEYGIGRPSTYASIMNTLVTRRYVRLEKRAFFAEDIGLVVNELLSNHFSRYVDYDFTAQFEEQLDAVARGEKQWKPLLKEYWEPFVALLRQKDAEISKGDLTTEETDKTCPQCGKPLVVKLGRAGKFLACSGFPDCRHTEPLEGAEREEPEVSDQKCDKCGAPMLVKNGRYGKFLACSAYPQCKNIQPLVKPKALGIACPNCDSGELMEKKSRYGKIFYSCNQYPRCTYALWDLPLAQPCPKCHFPLTVEKTTKREGTLRKCPQPECDFKEVLVAPEKKPAADKPVKKASGSSAATKKASAPRKTATQKATSPAKSGSRKKAAETEAEA from the coding sequence ATGGCACGTTGCCTGGTTATCGTCGAATCGCCCGCCAAATCCAAAACCATCGAGAAGTTTCTCGGCCAGGATTACAAGGTCATGGCCTCCTACGGCCATGTGCGCGCCCTGCCCAGCAAGCAGGGCTCCGTCGATGTCGCGGCGGGCTTCGAGCCCAACTACCAGATTCTGCCGGAAAGCCAGAAACATATTACCCAGCTGGCTCGTGAGGTGGCCCATTGCGAGGAACTGATTCTGGCCACCGACCTCGACCGCGAGGGCGAGGCCATCGCCTGGCATCTGCTTGAAGCCCTCAAACTGTCCGAAACCGGCAAAAAACCGCGGGTCAAGCGGGTAACCTTTCACGAGATCACCAAGCCAGCAATCCTGGCCGCCATGGCCAATCCGCACCAGATATCACGCAATCTGGTCGATGCCCAGCAGGCCCGCGCCATCCTTGACTATCTGGTCGGCTTCACCCTGTCGCCCTTTCTGTGGAAGAAGATCCGCTATGGCCTGTCGGCCGGGCGGGTGCAGTCGGTGGCCCTGCGGCTGATCTGCGAGCGGGAAAAGGACATCAGCGCTTTCCAGCCGAAGGAATACTGGTCCCTTGACGCCCTGCTGCAGAACCAGCAGGGTCAGGCCTTCCGCGCCTACCTGCACGCCATTGACGGCCAGACGCTGAAAAAATTCGACATTGCCGACGAAACGACCGCCAGCGCGATACGCGATGCCCTGCACCAGCGGCCGCTGCAGGTGGCCAGCGTGGAATGCAAGGAAAAGAAACGCACGCCGGCGCCGCCCTTCACCACCAGCACCCTGCAGCAGGAGGCCAGCCGCAAGTTGGGCTTTTCCGCCCGCAAGACCATGACGGTGGCGCAAAAGCTCTATGAGGGCATCGACATTGGCGAGGGAGCCGTCGGCCTGATCACCTACATGCGTACCGATTCGGTGGCGCTGTCGGAACTGGCCACCAGCGAAGCGCGTGAGGAAATCACCCGGCTATTCGGTGCCGATTACGCCCTGGCGCGGCCACGCGTCTTCAAGAGCCGGGCCAAGAATGCCCAGGAGGCCCACGAGGCCATCCGACCGACGGCCATCGTCAACCATCCCGACCGTGTCAAGGGCGCCCTGACCTCGGATCAGTACAAGCTCTATCGGCTGATCTGGCAACGCACGGTTGCCAGCCAGATGGCTCAGGCACTGCTCGATGCCACCACCGTGACCATTGAGACCGCAGCTGGCGATGGTGACGGTCGCATCTACGCCCTGCGGGCCAGCGGCCAGGTGATCCGTTTTCCCGGTTTCATGAAACTCTACATCGAAGGCAGCGACAATCCCGATGAGGGCGATGGCAGCGCCGAAGGACTGCTGCCGGCCCTGCAGCCCCAGGAGCCGGTGCTGTGGCAAGACCTCGCGGCCAACCAGCATTTCACCCAGCCACCGCCTCGCTACACCGAGGCCAGCCTGGTCAAGACCCTGGAGGAATACGGCATCGGCCGGCCTTCGACCTACGCCTCGATCATGAACACCCTGGTTACCCGCCGCTATGTCCGGCTGGAAAAACGCGCCTTTTTCGCCGAGGATATCGGCCTGGTGGTCAACGAGCTGCTGTCGAACCATTTCAGCCGCTACGTCGACTACGATTTCACCGCCCAGTTCGAGGAACAACTCGATGCCGTAGCCCGCGGCGAAAAGCAGTGGAAGCCACTGCTCAAGGAATACTGGGAACCCTTTGTCGCCCTGCTGCGCCAGAAGGACGCCGAAATCAGCAAGGGCGATCTGACCACCGAGGAAACCGACAAGACCTGCCCCCAATGTGGCAAGCCGCTGGTGGTCAAGCTCGGCCGGGCCGGCAAGTTTCTTGCCTGCAGCGGTTTTCCCGACTGCCGCCACACCGAACCCCTCGAAGGCGCCGAGCGCGAGGAACCGGAGGTGTCGGATCAGAAATGCGATAAATGCGGCGCGCCCATGCTGGTCAAGAACGGTCGCTATGGCAAGTTTCTCGCCTGCAGCGCCTACCCGCAGTGCAAGAACATCCAGCCGCTGGTCAAGCCCAAGGCTCTGGGCATTGCCTGCCCCAACTGCGACAGCGGTGAGCTGATGGAGAAGAAAAGCCGCTACGGCAAGATTTTCTACTCCTGCAACCAGTACCCGCGCTGCACCTACGCGCTATGGGATCTGCCGTTGGCGCAACCCTGCCCCAAATGCCATTTCCCGCTGACGGTGGAAAAAACCACCAAGCGCGAAGGCACCCTGCGCAAGTGCCCCCAGCCGGAGTGTGACTTCAAGGAAGTGCTGGTGGCGCCGGAGAAAAAACCGGCGGCCGACAAACCGGTCAAAAAGGCCAGTGGCAGCAGCGCGGCCACGAAAAAAGCCAGCGCGCCGCGCAAAACCGCCACCCAAAAGGCCACCTCACCCGCCAAGAGCGGCAGCCGCAAGAAAGCCGCCGAGACGGAAGCGGAAGCATGA
- a CDS encoding DUF494 family protein codes for MNERILILVGIIARHFLSGDDFSSTEEIVDELLEAGFDDDEIRQAFGWIEQISLQPSSDSPPPLRQDPLRLFAPEEMRCLSRAARGFLIRLRRQGLLPPEIEEEVILRACLERDGEVGLSEVRSITALALFTSQRSDSPVIAHIIGSDRKRAYH; via the coding sequence TTGAACGAGCGGATTCTCATTCTGGTCGGCATCATCGCGCGACACTTTCTGAGCGGGGACGACTTTTCCAGCACCGAGGAGATTGTCGATGAACTGCTGGAAGCCGGCTTTGACGATGACGAAATCCGTCAGGCTTTTGGCTGGATCGAGCAAATCAGTCTGCAGCCTTCCAGTGACAGCCCACCACCGTTGCGACAGGATCCCCTGCGCCTGTTCGCGCCCGAGGAAATGCGCTGTCTCAGCCGGGCGGCGCGCGGTTTTCTCATCCGCCTGCGCCGCCAGGGACTGCTTCCCCCTGAAATCGAGGAAGAGGTCATCCTGCGGGCCTGCCTTGAACGTGATGGTGAGGTGGGTCTGAGCGAGGTTCGCTCCATTACGGCACTGGCCCTGTTCACCAGTCAGCGCAGCGACTCTCCGGTCATTGCCCACATCATCGGCAGCGACCGCAAGCGCGCCTATCACTGA
- the dprA gene encoding DNA-processing protein DprA, translating into MIQTSEFSAEELALFRLHQTPGLGRVGLERLLGCFGSAANALTQPRNRWHSQAGLSRRLGDTPAADDRCFLQLCDQLQHNQVRLLRRGASDYPAPLQQLSDPPALLYLQGRLPTQPALAIVGSRHASADGLRLAFELGRDLARAGFCIVSGLARGIDGAAHQGALEAQGHTVAVLGGGIDRIYPPEHARLHQQLAERGGLLSEYAPGTAPRPGHFPGRNRIISALCQGILIVEAGEKSGSLITAEFALELGRDVFAVPGSPLNPTCRGSLQLLKDGATLVTSADDVLAAYALAPSTTAPLTEAGTPGPAAPAGLDDRALQVFRLLDGQPRHCDELAGRCGLTPMELSAIVLHLELQGLARACPGGCYIKA; encoded by the coding sequence ATGATCCAGACATCAGAATTCTCTGCGGAGGAGTTGGCCCTGTTCCGCCTGCACCAGACCCCGGGACTGGGACGGGTCGGCCTGGAACGCCTGCTGGGCTGTTTCGGCAGCGCCGCCAATGCCCTGACCCAACCGCGCAACCGCTGGCACAGCCAGGCGGGTCTGAGCCGGCGACTGGGTGACACCCCGGCCGCCGATGATCGGTGTTTTTTACAGCTGTGCGATCAGCTGCAGCACAACCAGGTACGCCTGCTGCGGCGCGGCGCCAGCGACTATCCCGCACCGCTGCAGCAACTCAGCGATCCGCCGGCTCTGCTTTATCTGCAGGGTCGCCTGCCGACACAACCGGCGCTGGCCATTGTCGGTTCGCGCCACGCCAGTGCTGATGGCCTGCGGCTGGCCTTCGAACTGGGGCGCGATCTGGCCCGGGCAGGCTTTTGTATCGTCAGCGGCCTGGCCCGTGGCATTGATGGCGCCGCCCATCAAGGAGCGCTGGAAGCGCAGGGTCACACGGTTGCCGTTCTCGGCGGCGGCATCGACCGAATCTATCCGCCCGAGCACGCCCGGTTACATCAGCAACTGGCCGAACGGGGCGGTCTGCTGAGCGAGTACGCACCGGGCACGGCTCCCCGTCCCGGCCACTTCCCCGGCCGCAACCGCATCATCAGCGCCCTGTGTCAGGGCATTCTGATCGTCGAGGCCGGCGAGAAAAGCGGCTCCCTGATCACCGCCGAATTCGCCCTTGAACTCGGACGCGATGTCTTTGCCGTACCAGGCTCACCGCTCAACCCGACCTGCCGCGGCAGCCTGCAGCTCCTTAAGGATGGCGCGACCCTGGTCACCAGCGCTGACGATGTGCTGGCGGCCTATGCCCTGGCGCCATCCACCACAGCACCGCTGACCGAAGCCGGCACCCCTGGCCCTGCCGCCCCAGCCGGCCTTGATGACAGGGCCCTGCAGGTCTTCCGCCTGCTTGATGGCCAGCCGCGCCACTGCGACGAACTGGCCGGCCGATGCGGGTTGACACCCATGGAGCTTTCCGCTATCGTTCTGCACCTGGAGCTGCAGGGGTTGGCCCGTGCCTGTCCCGGCGGCTGCTATATTAAGGCCTAA
- a CDS encoding LysM peptidoglycan-binding domain-containing protein, with translation MRCFKTLLLSCLLLVPLLAGATETPTIYTIKKGDTLWGISQRFISDPWYWPSLWANNPLIRNPHLIYPGQKLAIYDGRIELLPASEEITRTAEPLPTPVDAISFEAHGDLQTFISADRLERSGRIVDTIDNRILMTQGDEVFVQMSDAQARIGARYRIYSLGELVRHPATNRKLGHQLIWLGELELTAAHEQVYSARITQAAREIERGSLLLPPAETNREIDLKRASQVLHGTLVAAAPGKIALGQHDVCHIDLGRNEGLEVGNMLTIVRPRQPTERAKADRNLRLPDSLLGRALVVRVDDASAVALILKASEPVYRGDLVYSEID, from the coding sequence ATGCGTTGCTTCAAAACCCTGCTGCTGAGCTGCCTGCTGCTGGTGCCGCTTTTGGCCGGCGCGACCGAAACACCGACCATCTACACCATCAAAAAGGGTGATACCCTCTGGGGCATCTCACAGCGCTTCATCAGCGATCCCTGGTACTGGCCCAGTCTGTGGGCCAACAATCCACTCATTCGCAATCCCCACCTGATCTATCCGGGGCAGAAACTGGCCATCTACGATGGCCGCATCGAACTGTTGCCGGCCAGCGAGGAAATCACCCGGACGGCCGAACCCCTGCCGACGCCGGTTGACGCCATCAGCTTCGAGGCCCACGGCGATCTGCAGACCTTCATCAGCGCCGACAGACTTGAGCGCAGCGGTCGCATTGTCGACACCATCGACAACCGCATCCTGATGACCCAGGGTGACGAGGTGTTCGTGCAGATGTCTGACGCCCAGGCACGCATCGGCGCCCGCTACCGCATCTACAGTCTGGGCGAACTGGTACGTCATCCGGCCACCAACCGCAAGCTGGGCCATCAGCTGATCTGGCTGGGCGAACTGGAACTGACCGCCGCCCACGAACAGGTCTACAGTGCCCGCATCACCCAGGCCGCCCGCGAAATCGAACGCGGCAGTCTGCTGCTGCCACCCGCTGAAACCAACCGTGAAATCGACCTCAAACGCGCCAGTCAGGTTCTCCACGGCACCCTCGTGGCCGCGGCGCCGGGCAAGATCGCCCTTGGCCAGCACGATGTCTGTCATATCGATCTGGGCCGCAATGAGGGACTGGAAGTCGGCAACATGCTCACCATCGTGCGGCCACGCCAGCCGACCGAGCGGGCCAAGGCCGACCGCAATCTGCGCCTGCCTGACAGCTTGCTCGGCCGCGCCCTGGTGGTGCGGGTCGATGACGCCAGCGCGGTCGCATTGATCCTCAAGGCCAGCGAGCCGGTTTATCGTGGCGATCTGGTCTACAGCGAAATCGACTGA
- a CDS encoding tetratricopeptide repeat protein, whose translation MTTRPVAIRFARPCRRLLALLSLAGVLSACATTAPAPQPLISPLEQSLKNQEQRLTALEQRLAQFDQGLTALDERLDQLELRPQTAAVNPAPLAVVAEPAATTAAASQETAQPPSELYRLGFAAYTVGDHGTAARLFERFCNAYPTHDYAANARYWQGEAYRALNQPQLAQAAYRDLLELAPEAQKAPFALQRLAELAAASGDQAQEHQLLLQLQQTYPDSDVARQLARRRPAPGP comes from the coding sequence ATGACAACCCGACCCGTCGCGATCCGTTTTGCCCGGCCCTGCCGGCGCCTGTTGGCCCTGTTGAGCCTGGCCGGCGTCCTGAGCGCCTGTGCCACCACCGCACCAGCGCCACAGCCATTGATTTCGCCTTTGGAGCAGAGTCTCAAGAATCAAGAGCAGCGTTTGACCGCCCTGGAACAGCGCCTCGCCCAGTTCGACCAGGGACTGACCGCATTGGACGAGCGGCTCGATCAGCTTGAACTACGGCCCCAGACAGCCGCTGTCAATCCTGCGCCGCTGGCCGTTGTCGCCGAGCCGGCTGCGACCACAGCTGCAGCCTCACAGGAGACAGCCCAGCCACCATCAGAGCTTTATCGTCTCGGTTTCGCCGCCTACACCGTCGGTGACCATGGCACGGCGGCACGACTGTTCGAGCGCTTTTGCAATGCCTACCCGACGCATGATTACGCCGCCAATGCCCGCTACTGGCAGGGCGAGGCCTACCGCGCCCTCAATCAGCCCCAGCTGGCCCAAGCCGCCTATCGCGATCTGCTCGAACTGGCACCAGAGGCCCAGAAGGCGCCCTTTGCCCTGCAACGCCTGGCCGAGCTGGCAGCCGCCAGCGGAGATCAGGCGCAGGAACACCAGCTGCTGCTGCAGTTGCAGCAAACCTATCCCGACAGCGATGTCGCCCGCCAGCTTGCCCGCCGGCGGCCGGCGCCCGGTCCTTAA
- a CDS encoding peptidase U32 family protein, whose translation MPRVELLAPAGDLDKLQLALLYGADAVYLGGEQFGLRAPAGTFSLPLLRQALELAHGCGRKLYLTLNAYLHAGEMAQLDAYLESLRPLTLDAYIVSDPGVLSRVRAIDPQREIHLSTQANTLNGPACEFWRTQGVARVNLGRELSLADLRLIRSQTTVELEAFVHGALCVAYSGRCLLSSALTGRSANAGACAQPCRWNYAVVEETRPGRYFPIEEDARGTYLFNSEDLCRLDALPQLLASGIDSCKIEGRMKTLYYVAAVTRVYRAAIDAWCADPIGYVADPQWRAELDKVSHRPYISDLPAGSAAVHREDSRYRQSHDFLAIVRAVAADGRVLVEGRNRFAADEQVEVIGPAMRTLPWPLSGAEDEAGQPCQLIQPNARVWLRPPAPLQVGDLLRRERPVDAGWRLADGAGKKLSPQ comes from the coding sequence ATGCCCCGGGTGGAACTGCTGGCTCCGGCCGGCGACCTCGACAAGTTGCAGCTGGCGCTGCTTTATGGCGCCGATGCCGTTTATCTCGGTGGTGAACAGTTTGGCCTGCGTGCCCCGGCCGGGACCTTCTCGCTGCCGCTGCTGCGCCAGGCGCTGGAACTGGCCCACGGGTGCGGCCGCAAGCTGTACCTGACCCTTAACGCCTATCTGCACGCAGGTGAAATGGCGCAACTCGATGCCTATCTTGAAAGCCTGCGGCCGCTGACTCTCGATGCCTACATTGTCTCCGATCCCGGTGTGCTCAGCCGGGTGCGTGCCATCGACCCGCAACGCGAGATCCATTTGTCGACCCAGGCCAACACCCTCAATGGTCCGGCCTGTGAGTTCTGGCGAACCCAGGGCGTGGCACGCGTCAATCTCGGGCGTGAGCTGAGCCTGGCCGATCTGCGTCTGATCCGTTCCCAGACGACGGTGGAACTGGAGGCCTTTGTGCATGGCGCCCTGTGTGTGGCCTATTCCGGTCGTTGTCTGCTGTCCAGTGCCCTTACCGGCCGCAGTGCCAATGCCGGCGCCTGTGCCCAGCCGTGCCGCTGGAATTACGCCGTGGTGGAGGAAACCCGCCCAGGCCGCTATTTTCCCATTGAGGAGGATGCCCGCGGCACCTATCTGTTCAACAGCGAGGATCTGTGCCGACTCGACGCGCTACCGCAGTTGCTGGCCAGTGGCATCGATAGCTGCAAGATCGAGGGTCGCATGAAAACTCTTTACTATGTTGCCGCTGTGACGCGCGTTTATCGCGCCGCCATTGATGCCTGGTGCGCCGATCCCATCGGCTATGTCGCCGACCCCCAGTGGCGGGCCGAGCTTGACAAGGTCAGTCACCGTCCCTATATCAGTGATCTGCCGGCTGGCTCCGCCGCCGTGCACCGGGAAGATTCGCGCTATCGCCAGAGCCATGATTTTCTCGCGATTGTGCGGGCAGTGGCGGCGGACGGCCGGGTGTTGGTGGAGGGTCGCAACCGTTTTGCCGCCGATGAGCAGGTTGAGGTCATCGGTCCGGCCATGCGGACGCTGCCCTGGCCGCTGAGCGGGGCGGAGGACGAAGCCGGTCAGCCCTGTCAGCTGATTCAGCCCAATGCCCGCGTCTGGTTGCGGCCGCCGGCGCCGCTGCAGGTGGGCGATCTGTTGCGGCGTGAGCGGCCTGTTGACGCCGGCTGGCGGCTGGCCGATGGCGCCGGCAAGAAATTGAGCCCGCAATGA
- the nudC gene encoding NAD(+) diphosphatase translates to MSAPPVSPACFAQAFEDALFLPFNRTSLAGRFELAAAPAPVIEGGVWLVLQGAQLYLTAAGDLPDELQPPATAECCLCGWWQQRPCALCRWPQEASPPVGLVGYNLQAEEPGISLALLSLAALGRQLLHWLDNSRCCSACGTPLQALARSWGRRCSGCAREHYPHIHPCIIVLVQRGEQVLLTRKAGWKAGRYSLVAGFVDVGECLEETVVREVREETGIAITNLRYVGSQGWPFPSQLMVGFTADYAGGDIQVEEAELEDARWFSCHDLPLLPGRRSISRFLIDRHLKQLGVLP, encoded by the coding sequence ATGTCCGCACCGCCGGTTTCTCCTGCCTGCTTTGCCCAGGCTTTCGAGGATGCCCTGTTTCTGCCCTTCAACCGGACCAGTCTGGCCGGCCGCTTTGAGCTGGCAGCCGCCCCCGCACCTGTGATTGAGGGAGGGGTTTGGCTGGTGTTGCAGGGCGCGCAGTTGTATCTCACCGCTGCTGGCGACTTGCCGGACGAACTGCAGCCGCCGGCCACGGCCGAATGCTGCCTGTGTGGCTGGTGGCAGCAGCGGCCCTGCGCACTGTGTCGTTGGCCCCAGGAGGCGTCACCACCGGTCGGTCTGGTGGGGTACAATCTGCAGGCCGAGGAGCCCGGCATAAGTCTGGCGCTGCTGTCTCTGGCGGCCCTCGGGCGCCAGTTGCTGCACTGGCTCGACAACAGCCGCTGCTGCAGCGCCTGCGGCACGCCGCTGCAGGCGCTGGCGCGCAGTTGGGGGCGGCGTTGCTCCGGTTGCGCTCGCGAGCATTATCCGCATATTCATCCGTGCATTATTGTGCTGGTGCAGCGCGGTGAACAGGTTCTGCTGACCCGCAAAGCCGGCTGGAAGGCGGGCCGCTACAGTCTGGTGGCCGGCTTTGTCGATGTTGGCGAATGCCTAGAGGAAACGGTGGTACGGGAGGTGCGGGAGGAGACCGGCATCGCCATTACCAATTTGCGCTATGTTGGCAGTCAGGGCTGGCCGTTTCCGTCGCAGCTGATGGTGGGTTTCACCGCCGATTACGCCGGTGGCGATATCCAGGTGGAAGAGGCCGAACTGGAAGATGCGCGCTGGTTTTCCTGCCATGATCTGCCGTTGCTGCCCGGTCGCCGCAGCATCTCGCGTTTTCTGATCGACCGTCATCTCAAGCAGCTGGGGGTTCTGCCATGA
- a CDS encoding Hsp20/alpha crystallin family protein produces the protein MTRPVLLRTFCQQQRQMDVALHQLGPHVGDAAADSTAAVEPWQPPADVRVDGADLLLSLDLPGVSEEQICLRLTDGILEVSGSRAETVTAPRYQRQECPRGAFCRRFIVPADFDSSRLQAHCDRGVLHIVLTGLAQSPAPTELPR, from the coding sequence ATGACCCGTCCTGTTCTCTTGCGGACCTTTTGTCAGCAGCAGCGCCAGATGGATGTGGCGCTGCATCAACTGGGGCCCCATGTTGGTGATGCGGCCGCCGACTCCACCGCTGCGGTCGAGCCCTGGCAACCCCCCGCCGATGTGCGGGTGGATGGCGCCGACCTGCTGTTGAGCCTCGATCTGCCCGGTGTCAGCGAGGAGCAGATCTGCCTGCGCCTGACCGATGGCATTCTCGAGGTCAGCGGCAGCAGGGCGGAGACCGTCACGGCGCCGCGCTACCAGCGGCAGGAGTGTCCGCGGGGCGCCTTTTGCCGGCGCTTTATTGTGCCGGCCGATTTTGACAGCAGCCGCTTGCAGGCCCACTGTGACCGGGGTGTGCTGCATATCGTGCTGACCGGTCTGGCGCAGAGCCCGGCGCCGACGGAACTGCCGCGCTAG
- a CDS encoding GSU3529 family protein has protein sequence MDIFEKLRNSVAQQQQQAELPDELAEQIGRIIAEPQRYQQQTALLHRLQQQVKDYDAYGDCGCFAGGCSLGEVQRTLHQLQAGTQD, from the coding sequence ATGGACATCTTCGAAAAGCTGCGCAACAGCGTGGCGCAACAGCAACAGCAGGCCGAGTTACCGGATGAACTGGCCGAGCAGATCGGCCGCATCATTGCCGAACCCCAGCGTTACCAACAGCAAACAGCGCTCCTGCACCGCTTGCAGCAACAGGTGAAGGATTACGACGCCTACGGGGACTGCGGCTGTTTTGCCGGCGGCTGCAGCCTGGGAGAGGTTCAGCGGACACTGCACCAGTTGCAGGCAGGAACGCAGGATTGA